In one Saccharibacillus brassicae genomic region, the following are encoded:
- a CDS encoding PH domain-containing protein, whose protein sequence is MARNIFSRVTSDLTGMSDICKVIPPSDFANSQAQAYIFSEMNEKLYFLLKSSKDEYAFTNIGMIHIDGQKATSSKRQVLRYNYFENTPTDVFLETAGTVDLDVEIKFTMGPSFSIDVVKAHLEPLIALYKILTLIGMTKTEYARHWALVERSFEHSRDAVGRLSGTGSASSEYRNILQHAQSELLAAYDKYHPQEYDAAFELYLAGE, encoded by the coding sequence TTGGCCCGCAACATTTTCTCACGCGTCACTTCGGACCTGACCGGAATGTCCGACATCTGCAAAGTCATCCCTCCGTCCGATTTTGCCAATTCGCAGGCTCAAGCTTACATTTTTAGCGAAATGAACGAGAAGCTCTATTTCCTGCTCAAATCGTCCAAAGACGAGTACGCGTTCACCAACATCGGCATGATCCATATCGACGGGCAAAAAGCGACCAGCAGCAAGCGGCAGGTTCTGCGCTACAACTATTTCGAGAACACGCCGACCGACGTCTTTCTGGAAACGGCCGGCACCGTCGATCTGGACGTGGAAATCAAGTTCACGATGGGTCCTTCTTTTTCGATCGACGTGGTCAAAGCCCATCTGGAACCGCTGATCGCGCTGTACAAAATCCTCACGCTGATCGGCATGACCAAGACGGAATACGCGCGCCACTGGGCGCTGGTCGAGCGCAGCTTCGAGCACAGCCGCGACGCCGTGGGCCGTCTGTCGGGCACCGGCAGCGCCAGCTCGGAGTACCGGAACATTCTCCAGCACGCGCAGTCCGAACTGCTGGCCGCCTACGACAAATACCATCCGCAGGAGTACGACGCGGCATTCGAGCTGTATCTTGCGGGAGAGTGA
- a CDS encoding DUF6597 domain-containing transcriptional factor — protein sequence MTFNNGFAAKRKTGEAPDSKAAAPRSPFCDYSEPGLGVLNPASGRQNFRLLRYDPAPELAPFVLHYWTVEWELPGGRSYVQEIVPNPCVNLVIEPGRTFCFTPSAEKFAKSLSGAGRVFGVKFRPGGFYPLLREPLSPLAGMPIPVERVLDATAAELEEALRTRSSEELISIMNRLLLDAAPHFDADAQLLCRMMAAISSDRELTKVDQLCERFGIEKRTLQRLFNRRVGLAPKWVIRLQRLQEAAEALDRGAADSRPTLLHLSHELGYHDQTHFGKDFKTVVGVTPEAYALGGRAKTE from the coding sequence ATGACGTTCAACAACGGATTCGCCGCCAAAAGAAAGACCGGGGAAGCGCCCGACAGCAAGGCTGCCGCTCCGCGCTCGCCTTTTTGCGATTATTCCGAACCGGGGCTCGGCGTGCTGAACCCCGCGTCGGGCCGGCAAAACTTCCGCCTGCTCCGCTACGATCCCGCGCCGGAACTCGCTCCGTTCGTGCTCCACTACTGGACCGTGGAATGGGAACTGCCGGGCGGGCGTTCCTACGTGCAGGAGATCGTGCCCAATCCGTGCGTCAATCTCGTTATCGAGCCGGGACGCACGTTCTGCTTCACGCCTTCGGCGGAAAAATTCGCCAAGTCCCTATCGGGCGCGGGCCGCGTATTCGGCGTCAAATTCCGGCCCGGCGGCTTCTATCCGCTGCTGCGCGAACCGCTCTCGCCGCTTGCGGGCATGCCGATTCCGGTGGAACGGGTGCTGGATGCCACGGCCGCGGAACTGGAAGAAGCGCTGCGGACGCGCAGCAGCGAAGAACTGATCAGCATCATGAACCGGCTGCTGCTCGACGCCGCTCCGCACTTCGACGCCGACGCCCAACTTCTGTGCCGGATGATGGCCGCCATCTCGTCGGACCGGGAACTGACGAAGGTCGATCAGCTGTGCGAGCGGTTCGGCATCGAAAAGCGTACGCTTCAGCGCCTGTTCAACCGCCGCGTCGGCCTGGCTCCCAAATGGGTGATCCGGCTGCAGCGGCTGCAGGAAGCGGCCGAAGCGCTGGATCGGGGCGCCGCCGACAGCCGGCCTACGCTGCTGCATCTGTCGCACGAACTCGGCTACCACGACCAGACCCATTTCGGCAAAGACTTCAAGACGGTCGTCGGGGTGACGCCGGAAGCTTACGCGCTTGGCGGACGGGCGAAAACGGAATAA
- a CDS encoding SRPBCC family protein yields MKLEYVIYVNASPDKVWEALTSPEGTRAAFFGSELKSSFEVGAPFEYAGPGSEGESTVHVYGEILEFEPGRKLSYSEHPGPSYYDNHAELLTRITFELEPAGSCTKLTLVNDEWSEDHPGFANASGAWPMVLSSIKTWCETGQTLNFGW; encoded by the coding sequence ATGAAGCTGGAATACGTGATTTACGTAAACGCATCGCCGGACAAAGTATGGGAAGCGCTGACGTCTCCGGAAGGCACGCGAGCCGCCTTTTTCGGATCGGAACTCAAGTCGTCGTTCGAGGTCGGCGCTCCGTTCGAATACGCGGGACCGGGCAGCGAAGGGGAGTCCACCGTACACGTATACGGAGAGATTCTGGAATTCGAACCGGGCCGCAAACTCAGCTATTCCGAACATCCGGGTCCGTCGTATTACGACAACCACGCCGAACTGCTCACGCGGATCACGTTCGAACTGGAACCGGCGGGGAGCTGCACCAAGCTGACGCTCGTGAACGACGAGTGGAGCGAGGACCATCCGGGCTTCGCCAACGCAAGCGGCGCATGGCCGATGGTGCTCAGTTCGATCAAGACGTGGTGCGAGACGGGGCAGACACTGAATTTCGGCTGGTAA
- a CDS encoding SDR family oxidoreductase, with protein sequence MQKQTVLITGANKGIGYETARQLGGQGYFVFLGARDERRGQEAVDKLRAEGIEAEYVRIDAADPATIGAAAQQIGARTPSLDVLVNNAGIGAGGNVPSEQTMDEIRSVYEVNVFGPIQLIQAMLPLLRQAPLGRIVNVSSGLGSLTFNSDPTHEHYGANSLDYNSSKTALNAVTVLFAKEFAGTSLKINAVDPGYTATDMNNNSGPRTVAHSAGTVARLALIGEDGPSGGFFDENGEIPW encoded by the coding sequence ATGCAGAAGCAGACGGTATTGATTACGGGAGCGAACAAAGGCATCGGGTACGAAACGGCCCGGCAGCTCGGCGGGCAGGGGTATTTCGTATTTCTGGGCGCACGCGACGAACGCAGAGGGCAGGAAGCGGTAGACAAACTGCGCGCAGAAGGCATCGAAGCCGAATACGTCCGGATCGACGCGGCCGATCCGGCAACGATCGGGGCGGCGGCGCAGCAGATCGGCGCGCGGACGCCTTCGCTCGACGTGCTGGTCAACAACGCGGGCATCGGCGCCGGCGGCAACGTGCCGAGCGAGCAGACGATGGACGAGATTCGCAGCGTGTACGAAGTGAACGTGTTCGGACCGATCCAGCTTATTCAAGCGATGCTGCCCCTGCTCAGGCAGGCGCCGCTCGGCCGGATCGTGAACGTGTCGAGCGGCCTCGGTTCCCTGACGTTCAACAGCGATCCGACCCACGAACATTACGGAGCGAATTCGCTGGACTACAACAGTTCCAAGACGGCGCTGAACGCCGTCACCGTCCTGTTCGCCAAGGAATTCGCGGGAACTTCGCTCAAGATCAACGCGGTAGACCCCGGGTATACGGCGACCGACATGAACAACAACAGCGGTCCCCGGACCGTCGCACATTCCGCCGGCACGGTGGCGCGGCTGGCGCTGATCGGCGAAGACGGCCCGTCCGGCGGATTCTTCGACGAGAACGGCGAGATTCCCTGGTAA
- a CDS encoding AbrB family transcriptional regulator, which yields MNTLKMPAKSLWPRLTAALLISLAGALLFERLRLPVPWLLGPMFAALIGSNLLKTRYAWPSPIRNGALIVIGYTIGLALTGEALRAMGSQVPYMILMTFLLLLLCAGIAYVIGRLSGTDFKTSLLGSVPGGLSQIVVLAEETKGVDLTLVTVNQVVRLLLIVVSIPLLIYSPLFGEQAGDAAQAAVRADAPWSALFPNALAYAPLCVLLALLGQKVRFPTAFLLCPAFGTALLQATGFEAPELPHALTAAAQLALGTYVGTLLKPAQIRHKVRTLALCLLSGLLLIAGSFGLTVLLTKLQPVTPATALLSLAPGGMDQMGVIAHSIGAELSTVTGYQLFRTFFIFFAVPPLLRMLFRYTDRRSGADGVDEPSAPAELPPEPETARRARQEFDD from the coding sequence ATGAATACCTTGAAAATGCCCGCCAAAAGCCTATGGCCGCGGCTGACGGCTGCCCTGCTGATCTCGCTTGCGGGCGCGCTGCTGTTCGAGCGGCTTCGCCTGCCGGTCCCGTGGCTGCTCGGTCCGATGTTCGCGGCGCTGATCGGCTCGAACCTGCTCAAGACGCGCTACGCGTGGCCGTCGCCGATCCGCAACGGCGCGCTGATCGTGATCGGCTATACGATCGGCCTTGCGCTGACCGGGGAAGCGCTGCGCGCGATGGGCTCGCAGGTGCCGTACATGATCCTGATGACGTTCCTGCTTCTGCTGCTGTGCGCCGGCATCGCCTACGTCATCGGCCGGCTGTCCGGCACCGACTTCAAGACGTCGCTGCTCGGCAGCGTCCCCGGCGGGCTGTCGCAGATCGTCGTGCTGGCGGAAGAGACCAAAGGCGTCGACCTGACGCTCGTCACCGTCAACCAGGTCGTGCGGCTGCTGCTGATCGTCGTCAGCATTCCGCTGCTGATCTACAGCCCGCTGTTCGGCGAACAGGCCGGCGATGCCGCGCAGGCCGCCGTTCGGGCGGACGCTCCGTGGAGCGCCCTGTTCCCGAACGCGCTGGCGTACGCTCCGCTCTGCGTGCTCCTCGCGCTGCTCGGCCAAAAGGTCCGGTTCCCGACCGCCTTCCTGCTCTGCCCGGCGTTCGGGACGGCGCTGCTCCAGGCGACCGGCTTCGAGGCGCCGGAACTGCCGCATGCCCTGACGGCCGCCGCGCAGCTGGCGCTCGGCACTTACGTGGGCACGCTGCTGAAGCCCGCGCAGATCCGCCATAAAGTGCGGACGCTGGCGCTCTGCCTGCTCAGCGGGCTGCTGCTGATCGCCGGTTCGTTCGGCCTGACCGTGCTGCTGACAAAGCTGCAGCCGGTCACGCCGGCGACCGCGCTCCTCAGCCTGGCGCCGGGCGGCATGGACCAGATGGGCGTCATCGCCCATTCGATCGGCGCGGAACTGTCGACCGTGACCGGGTACCAGCTGTTCCGGACGTTCTTCATCTTCTTCGCCGTTCCGCCGCTGCTGCGGATGCTGTTCCGGTATACGGACCGCAGAAGCGGAGCGGACGGCGTTGACGAACCGTCTGCGCCGGCCGAACTTCCGCCGGAACCGGAAACGGCCCGCCGCGCAAGGCAGGAGTTCGACGATTGA
- a CDS encoding DMT family transporter, with amino-acid sequence MGIFMILFTLLGGITLSAQSSINGALSRKAGTLETTLLTFITGTLFLAIFILFFGQGHLLALLNAPKWQLSAAFLGTLYLLLTVMAVPKIGVIAANIAGIAGQLLAGMLIDHFGWFNSLEIHLDGKRILALVFMVLALYLIYRGNKRSAAEKELRSRTNPA; translated from the coding sequence ATGGGAATATTTATGATTTTGTTCACGCTGCTCGGCGGCATTACGCTGAGCGCGCAGTCTTCGATCAACGGGGCGCTCAGCCGCAAGGCGGGCACCCTGGAGACGACTTTGCTTACGTTCATTACCGGCACGCTGTTTCTCGCGATCTTCATCCTGTTCTTCGGACAGGGACATCTGCTCGCCCTGCTGAACGCGCCGAAATGGCAGTTGAGCGCCGCTTTTCTGGGCACGCTCTATCTGCTGCTGACCGTCATGGCCGTGCCGAAGATCGGCGTCATCGCGGCCAACATTGCCGGCATCGCCGGTCAGCTGCTCGCGGGCATGCTGATCGACCATTTCGGCTGGTTCAACAGTCTGGAGATTCATCTCGACGGCAAAAGAATACTGGCGCTGGTCTTCATGGTCCTGGCTCTGTACCTGATCTACCGGGGCAACAAGCGCTCGGCGGCGGAAAAAGAACTTCGTTCGCGGACGAACCCCGCCTGA
- a CDS encoding DMT family transporter yields MRPIYYLLALLAGAALSFEGAIYAELGKSIGQVETSFYNFAMGTIIVGLLWLFFGKGDITHVRRAPKWSLLGGLLGVVYLTSIVVSVPFVGVGVTMVAVIIGQLIMSMVIEHYGWLGSEPTRVNKEKIFAVLAMTVSLLLIQ; encoded by the coding sequence ATGCGCCCCATTTACTATCTGCTGGCTCTTCTCGCCGGCGCGGCCCTCAGCTTCGAAGGGGCGATCTACGCCGAACTCGGCAAATCGATCGGACAGGTCGAAACGAGCTTTTACAACTTTGCGATGGGCACGATCATCGTCGGCCTGCTGTGGCTCTTTTTCGGAAAAGGCGATATTACCCATGTGCGCCGCGCGCCCAAATGGTCGCTGCTCGGCGGTCTGCTCGGCGTCGTCTACCTCACTTCGATCGTCGTCAGCGTCCCGTTCGTCGGCGTCGGCGTCACGATGGTCGCGGTCATTATCGGCCAGCTCATCATGAGCATGGTCATCGAACATTACGGCTGGCTCGGCAGCGAACCGACGCGCGTCAACAAGGAGAAAATCTTCGCCGTGCTCGCCATGACCGTCTCGCTGCTGCTCATTCAATAA
- a CDS encoding ArsR/SmtB family transcription factor, translating to MKTIDIFKALSNETRLSMLGWLKEPEKHFPAQGAHIPKGVNFAGGVCVGDIQEKAGLSQSTVSSYLNMMQKAGLLESFRYGQWTYYRRNESAIRELAEHIRTEL from the coding sequence ATGAAAACTATCGATATTTTCAAAGCTTTATCCAATGAGACCCGGTTGAGCATGCTCGGTTGGCTGAAAGAGCCTGAGAAACATTTCCCCGCGCAGGGCGCGCATATTCCCAAAGGCGTGAACTTTGCGGGCGGCGTCTGCGTCGGCGATATTCAGGAAAAAGCCGGCCTGTCGCAGTCCACCGTGTCCAGCTATCTGAACATGATGCAAAAAGCGGGTCTGCTGGAGTCTTTCCGGTACGGACAGTGGACGTATTACCGGCGCAACGAATCGGCGATCCGCGAGTTGGCCGAACATATCCGAACGGAGCTCTGA
- a CDS encoding anthranilate phosphoribosyltransferase, producing MIDLLKEVARGKRGARDLNYGESLEAAEAILGGRSTPAQTGAFLIAERLKLESVEELEAFVSVCRTQAYRECRKPGIDFAGPYDGRQKTFWASLPTAFVTAAAGVPVTLHGSAPLPPKYGVVLHDILGAAGVDPLALSRADAIAAADRSGVLFADSAKWCPPLGQLHGIRQELGMRTLLNTAEKLVDYACSPYLVLSVFHNTVIDRLARLVSRLGYRKALIVQGVEGSEDVFIHRPTRIHTVEDGRCELDLLDPETYGLDTEMPEEEGEWTARRQFETLEAVLQGGGHMAYYNQTLLNAAVRLHLAGAVGSVEEGVYTAKPLLDDGSAWRAYDTWKTALREAAPAGRPSARQAGVRNG from the coding sequence ATGATCGATCTGTTAAAAGAAGTGGCCCGCGGCAAGCGCGGCGCGCGGGATCTGAACTACGGCGAATCGCTGGAAGCGGCGGAAGCGATCCTCGGCGGCCGGTCGACCCCGGCCCAGACCGGCGCTTTCCTGATCGCCGAACGGCTGAAGCTCGAAAGCGTCGAAGAGCTGGAAGCTTTCGTGTCCGTCTGCCGTACACAGGCTTACCGCGAATGCCGCAAGCCCGGCATCGACTTCGCGGGGCCGTACGACGGCCGGCAAAAAACGTTCTGGGCGTCGCTGCCGACCGCGTTCGTGACGGCCGCCGCCGGCGTGCCGGTGACGCTGCACGGCTCCGCGCCGCTGCCGCCCAAATACGGCGTCGTGCTGCACGACATTCTCGGCGCGGCGGGCGTCGATCCGCTTGCGCTGAGCCGCGCGGACGCGATTGCGGCCGCGGACCGGAGCGGCGTCCTGTTCGCCGACTCCGCCAAATGGTGCCCGCCGCTCGGGCAGCTGCACGGCATCCGTCAGGAACTCGGTATGCGCACGCTGCTGAACACGGCGGAGAAATTGGTCGATTACGCCTGCTCGCCGTATCTCGTGCTGAGCGTGTTCCATAATACGGTCATCGACCGGCTGGCCCGGCTCGTGAGCCGGCTCGGCTACCGCAAAGCGCTGATCGTCCAGGGCGTCGAAGGCTCGGAAGACGTGTTCATCCATCGTCCGACGCGTATTCATACGGTAGAAGACGGCCGGTGCGAGCTGGATCTGCTCGATCCCGAGACGTACGGGCTCGATACGGAAATGCCCGAAGAAGAAGGCGAATGGACGGCCCGCCGCCAATTCGAGACGCTCGAAGCGGTGCTGCAGGGCGGCGGCCATATGGCGTATTACAATCAGACGCTGCTGAACGCGGCGGTGCGGCTACATCTGGCCGGAGCGGTCGGCTCGGTCGAAGAAGGCGTGTATACCGCCAAGCCGCTGCTCGACGACGGTTCGGCGTGGCGGGCCTACGACACGTGGAAAACGGCGCTGCGCGAAGCGGCTCCGGCCGGTCGTCCGTCCGCGCGGCAGGCCGGAGTCCGCAACGGCTGA
- a CDS encoding ANTAR domain-containing response regulator produces the protein MHSLLIVHHSSAAADSGRDEAGPARLLGGCGYLIESAGTREEAFDRVGATDAAVLALPLTEMNGWADLLMSRKTVPVLWWCTSATADLSVSACEDDVRIDGILSPSMQPSEMHWILHFSARRCYERAQWAKEREKLLARLEERKWIDMAKGILSKTKNISESEAYDVLRKQAMNERKRMVDVATSIVKVYQLLHEPS, from the coding sequence ATGCACAGCCTATTGATCGTGCACCATTCTTCCGCGGCCGCCGATTCCGGCAGGGACGAAGCGGGGCCTGCCCGCCTGCTCGGCGGATGCGGCTATTTGATCGAATCGGCGGGCACGCGCGAAGAAGCATTCGACCGCGTCGGCGCAACGGATGCCGCCGTGCTCGCGCTGCCCCTGACGGAAATGAACGGCTGGGCCGATCTGTTAATGTCCCGCAAGACCGTGCCTGTCCTCTGGTGGTGCACATCCGCAACAGCCGACCTGTCCGTCTCCGCCTGCGAAGACGACGTGCGAATCGACGGCATCCTCTCTCCTTCCATGCAGCCGTCCGAAATGCACTGGATTTTGCATTTCAGCGCCAGGCGATGCTACGAGCGGGCCCAATGGGCCAAAGAGCGGGAGAAGCTGCTCGCCCGGCTCGAAGAACGCAAATGGATCGATATGGCAAAAGGCATTCTGTCCAAGACCAAAAACATTTCCGAATCCGAAGCCTACGACGTGCTGCGCAAGCAGGCCATGAACGAACGCAAACGAATGGTGGACGTCGCCACCTCCATCGTCAAAGTCTATCAACTTCTCCACGAACCGTCCTAA